The DNA window TTGCCTGTTTAGTTACATTATTTGAAATATTTAATAGCCATGCGTATTCATCAGAATGTCTAAGCTTTGTAAATTCTTTTCTGAGTTCTGAATCTGAAATGAATTTGCCACCTTTTTCGTAGCTTTCTTTTTCCCTGGCCAAAGCCCAGTTATAAGCAAATCTTGAAGCTCCTGCGTACTGAAACATCTTAGTTTTCTGTACGTTGTTTGGTATCAACATTACTTTTATGGCTTTTACCATCTGTTTCCTCCTGTATCAATTCTCGGATAAGCTTCTTAGCTTTGCTCGCTCGTTTTCCTTGTAATTTGCAACTGAATACTGTGATTATTTGAACCAGATCTTCAACAAGTTCCTGCTGTTCAGATTTTTCAGTATTATCAATAATCTCAATCTCACAATTATAAAGTGAAGCGATATATTCTATCAACTCAAAACCAAATCGCAATAACCTGTCTTTATATAAAACAACAACCTTTTCAACCTGATTTTGAGAGATTCGTCTGATCAATTCCTGAAGCCCTTTTTTCTTATAATTAATCCCAGAACCGATATCACTTATTATCTCAAACGGCTGCCCTTTTGCTAGAAGATATGTCTTGACATTATCAATCTGTCGTTCCAAATCATCTTTTTGTTTATGGCTGGAAACACGACAATATCCAATTGTAATGCGATTTTTAGGCTTTACATTTATTACTTGGTTGAGTTGCTCATCGGAATAATATCTATAGCCACTTACTGTAGTATGATGCGGATGAAGTTTTCCATTGGCATCCCAATTTCGTAATGTCTGAGCAGATACGCCTATAATTTTTGAAAATTCATGTATAGAATAATATTTACTCAAAGTATCAACTCCTTTCAATAATATTCTACTCTGATATTTTATAAAACTCAACACCAACTTATATGATTTTATAATTTATATTTAACTGTTAACAACCACCCTGTTATCTCCGTTATGTTATTTTGCAGAATGAAATGATTCAATATATAAATTACTCGTAATTGTTCAGTAGCCTCACAGTTATGAGTCAGAATGCTACCTACGGAATAGGTACAATTTATCATAGGATAAATCTGCAAAAAGTACCAGTAGTAAAAATACACAAAGATAGAAATTGAGAATTGGTAAAAAAGCAGTATAAACAGGGGATAGATAGAATAGTGAAATCATTTAGCCTGCAAAGGAATAAAAATTTGAACACATATTGATGCTGAGAGATATACGCAAAAAATGAATTAAAAAACCATAGAATGCATGAATTGTTCTATATAAAATGAAACGGTTTAAAGATGAAAAAAACGAAAACTAGGCAAGGAAATAAAAGAAAGAGTAAAAATGCACAAAAAGTAACCGGTAACTTTGATGAAAAATCACAATTGCTTTGTGCAAGATGTTGTAGTATAGTAAATACAACGAAAGGAACTACGAAGAAACAAAAATGAACCGTTTCAAAGTAGCAAAGTGCATAAACTATTTTAGGAGGATATTTAATATGAAAAGAAAAGTAGTTGCAGCAGTATTAACAATGGCAATGGCAGGAAGCCTGCTGGCAGGATGCGGAAGCTCTTCTTCCGATGACTCTTCTTCCAAGAGTGAAACTACAACAACAGATGAAAGCGCATCTTCCGATGACAGTGATTCCGCAGACAGCGCACGCGGAGATTTCAGCGGCGTATCCATCACCATGCTGAATACAAAGAGTGAGATCCAGTCTCAGCTGGAAGCAGCTGCAGAGCAGTGGGGAGAACTGACAGGAGCAAAACTGGAAGTTTACACCATCGGTAGTGGTACACCTTCTCAGGAAGTATCTGCCAGATATGCGGCAAAGAATGCTCCGACACTGATCATGTGTGACCCACAGGACGTTGCTTCTATCTGTGAAGAAAAAGGTGTAGATCTGAGTGATGAATCCTGGGCAGCAAATGGTGGTACACAGTACGGTATCTCCGGAACAGACGGAAAACTGTACAGCTTCCCATTCTGTATCGAAGGCAGAGGTATGATCTACAACAAAACAGTAATCGAAGATACTCTGGGAGAAGACTGGGATCCGACTTCTGTAACAAACATGGATGACTTCGAAGCACTGCTGAAAAAACTGGTAGACAACGGTATGGAAAGCCCGGTGGCTCTGAACCAGGAAGACTGGAGCAATGCAGGACATTACTTCACACAGGTATATGAAGAGCAGGACGGAACACTGACCGGTACAGAAAAGATTATGGAAGATCTGAGAAACGGAAGCGTAGATCTGATGTCCAACGAAAGATTTACTTCTCTGATGGATACCTACGATCTGCTGATGGAATATAACATCAACAAAGCAGACCCGCTGGCTGCTGATTACGATGAAAACGCAGCAGACCTGGCAGAAGGTGATG is part of the Blautia faecicola genome and encodes:
- a CDS encoding IS607 family transposase; the encoded protein is MSKYYSIHEFSKIIGVSAQTLRNWDANGKLHPHHTTVSGYRYYSDEQLNQVINVKPKNRITIGYCRVSSHKQKDDLERQIDNVKTYLLAKGQPFEIISDIGSGINYKKKGLQELIRRISQNQVEKVVVLYKDRLLRFGFELIEYIASLYNCEIEIIDNTEKSEQQELVEDLVQIITVFSCKLQGKRASKAKKLIRELIQEETDGKSHKSNVDTKQRTEN
- a CDS encoding ABC transporter substrate-binding protein, which gives rise to MKRKVVAAVLTMAMAGSLLAGCGSSSSDDSSSKSETTTTDESASSDDSDSADSARGDFSGVSITMLNTKSEIQSQLEAAAEQWGELTGAKLEVYTIGSGTPSQEVSARYAAKNAPTLIMCDPQDVASICEEKGVDLSDESWAANGGTQYGISGTDGKLYSFPFCIEGRGMIYNKTVIEDTLGEDWDPTSVTNMDDFEALLKKLVDNGMESPVALNQEDWSNAGHYFTQVYEEQDGTLTGTEKIMEDLRNGSVDLMSNERFTSLMDTYDLLMEYNINKADPLAADYDENAADLAEGDVAFWFNGNWAWAEISDYIEDDTEIGIMPVPQNGTEGNANVNDYICGGATKQVMIDKECNDEDQQAAAKDFLDWLANTAEGNKVLVDDCSLVPAFSNITEDATNMLGQSIQRFTVEGKLFDQPSNYPGDHWSEVGAFMQKYLDKQIDRAEFAKEVQDYWTNLSE